The DNA window GCGAAGATTGCCCAGCACATTTAAATGGGGAAACAGGCGGGCATCCTGAAACACCAGCGCCACGCCACGCCGCTCCGGTGGCAGGAAGGATTTCGCGTTTTGCCAGTCCTGGCCGTTAAATTGAATCAGCCCGCCGCTGGGTCGCTCTAGCCCAGCGATGCAGCGCAGCAGGGTGGTTTTGCCACTACCGCTTGGGCCACAGATAGCGGTAATGCCTGAGCTGGGCAGGGCGGTATCCAGGCGAAGGGCAAATTGGCTGCGCGCTAAGGCCAGCGACAACAACAGGCTCACACGGGGCCCCCGAGCACGGCGCGGCGGTTCTGGCGATACACCAGGGTCAGCACCAGCAGGGAGAACACAATCAAGCCCCCCGCCAACACATGGGCAGAGTCGTATTGCAGTGATTCCACCCGGTCGTAAAGGGCGATTGACAACACCTGGGTTTCACCCGGGATATTGCCGCCGATCATGAGCACCACACCAAATTCGCCCACGGTGTGGGCAAAGCCGAGGGTGGCGGCCACCAGGAAGCTGCTGCGGGTCATCGGCAGCACCAGGGAGAAAAAACGGTTCAGCGGTCCCGCTCCCAATGTCGCGGCGCTTTCCAGCAGCGCGCCCGGCAATTGCTGGAAGGCGCTTTGCAAGGGCTGCACCACAAAGGGCAGCGAGTACAACACCGAAGCAATGACCAGACCACTGAAACTGAAGGACAGGCGACTGCCGGTCAGGCTAAGCCAGAATTCAGCCAGCGGTGAGGAGGGCGCAAAGGCGATCAATAAATAAAAGCCCAGCACCGTTGGCGGCAGTACTAATGGCAGGGCGACAATGGCCTGCAGTAGCGCCTTGCCCCGCCAGCGGGTATGGGCCAGCCACCAGGCCAGCGGCGTGCCGAGAAGCAGCAAGA is part of the Spongiibacter taiwanensis genome and encodes:
- the modB gene encoding molybdate ABC transporter permease subunit, yielding MLTAQDWQAVALTLQLAGLTTLILLLLGTPLAWWLAHTRWRGKALLQAIVALPLVLPPTVLGFYLLIAFAPSSPLAEFWLSLTGSRLSFSFSGLVIASVLYSLPFVVQPLQSAFQQLPGALLESAATLGAGPLNRFFSLVLPMTRSSFLVAATLGFAHTVGEFGVVLMIGGNIPGETQVLSIALYDRVESLQYDSAHVLAGGLIVFSLLVLTLVYRQNRRAVLGGPV